A stretch of the Enterobacter mori genome encodes the following:
- the pxpC gene encoding 5-oxoprolinase subunit PxpC, with the protein MLTLIRAGLYTSVQDAGRFGMRQSGVSYCGALDRPALEIANVLVGNSGSTAALEITLGQCVIEFSQETWFALTGAGCDATLDGKAVWTGWRLRAKAGQRLTLKRPLHGVRSYLAVAGGIDVPEVLGSSSTDQKAGIGGHEGRLLRDGDRLVIKPSAHHFSTTQGVKQLLWGNQIRALPGPEYHEFDEASKESFWRSPWKLSPQSNRMGYRLQGQPLTRTTDRELLSHGLLPGVIQVPGNGQPIVLMNDAQTTGGYPRIACIIEADRYHLAQIPLGQPIHFVQCSLEEALKARQDQQRYLEQLAWRLDGKD; encoded by the coding sequence ATGTTAACGCTTATTCGCGCAGGGCTTTACACCTCTGTGCAGGATGCAGGCCGCTTTGGCATGCGTCAGTCCGGCGTGAGCTATTGTGGTGCGTTGGACAGGCCTGCGCTGGAGATTGCTAACGTGCTGGTAGGTAACTCCGGCAGTACGGCCGCGCTCGAAATTACGCTCGGCCAGTGCGTCATTGAGTTTAGTCAGGAGACCTGGTTTGCCTTAACCGGCGCAGGGTGTGATGCGACGCTGGACGGTAAAGCGGTGTGGACCGGCTGGCGGCTGCGGGCTAAAGCCGGACAGCGTCTGACGCTCAAACGTCCGCTACACGGTGTGCGTAGCTATCTCGCGGTAGCTGGCGGCATTGACGTGCCGGAGGTGCTGGGCTCATCCAGTACCGATCAGAAAGCCGGGATCGGCGGTCACGAAGGACGTTTGTTGCGCGACGGCGATCGGCTGGTAATCAAGCCCTCCGCGCACCATTTCTCCACCACGCAGGGCGTAAAACAGCTGCTGTGGGGAAACCAGATCCGCGCCTTACCGGGGCCGGAATATCATGAGTTTGACGAGGCGTCTAAAGAGTCCTTCTGGCGCTCGCCGTGGAAGCTCAGCCCGCAGAGTAACCGTATGGGCTACCGCCTGCAGGGTCAGCCGCTGACCCGCACGACGGACCGGGAACTGCTCTCCCATGGGTTATTGCCGGGGGTCATTCAGGTGCCGGGCAACGGTCAGCCCATCGTGTTAATGAACGATGCGCAGACAACGGGTGGTTACCCGAGAATTGCCTGCATCATTGAAGCCGATCGCTACCATCTGGCGCAAATTCCTCTCGGGCAGCCGATTCACTTCGTGCAGTGTTCACTGGAGGAGGCGCTGAAAGCGCGGCAGGATCAGCAGCGTTATCTCGAACAGCTGGCGTGGAGGCTTGATGGTAAAGATTGA
- a CDS encoding YbfA family protein, protein MDLYKEFPAHIIFMRRTFAVVAGVLALPVMLFWKDRARFYSYLHRVWAKTSEKPVWMDQAEKATCDFY, encoded by the coding sequence ATGGATCTTTATAAAGAGTTTCCGGCTCATATCATTTTCATGCGTCGCACTTTCGCCGTAGTGGCTGGTGTGCTGGCACTGCCGGTAATGCTGTTCTGGAAAGATCGTGCACGTTTTTACAGCTATCTGCACCGCGTCTGGGCGAAAACCAGCGAGAAGCCGGTGTGGATGGATCAGGCCGAGAAAGCGACCTGCGATTTCTACTGA
- a CDS encoding citrate synthase, which yields MADTKAKLTLGGDTAIELDVLKGTLGQDVIDIRMLGSKGVFTFDPGFTSTASCESKITYIDGDEGILLHRGFPIDQLATESNYLEVCYILLNGEKPTQAQYDEFKTTVTRHTMIHEQITRLFHAFRRDSHPMAVMCGITGALAAFYHDSLDVNNPRHRDIAAFRLLSKMPTMAAMCYKYSIGQPFVYPRNDLSYAGNFLRMMFSTPCEEYEVNPVLERAMDRILILHADHEQNASTSTVRTAGSSGANPFACIAAGIASLWGPAHGGANEAALKMLEEISSVEHIPEFVRRAKDKNDSFRLMGFGHRVYKNYDPRATVMRETCHEVLKELGTKDDLLEVAMELEHIALNDPYFIEKKLYPNVDFYSGIILKAMGIPSSMFTVIFAMARTVGWIAHWNEMHSEGMKIARPRQLYTGYEQRDFKSDLKR from the coding sequence ATGGCTGATACAAAGGCAAAGCTCACCCTGGGTGGTGACACTGCTATTGAACTGGATGTGCTAAAAGGCACGCTCGGTCAGGATGTTATTGATATCCGTATGCTGGGTTCCAAAGGAGTTTTCACCTTTGACCCTGGATTTACCTCTACCGCATCTTGCGAATCCAAAATCACCTACATTGACGGTGACGAAGGTATCCTGCTCCATCGCGGCTTCCCCATCGATCAGTTAGCCACCGAATCCAACTATCTGGAAGTGTGCTACATCCTGCTGAACGGCGAAAAACCGACGCAGGCGCAGTACGATGAATTCAAAACCACCGTGACCCGTCATACCATGATCCATGAGCAGATTACCCGTCTGTTCCATGCGTTCCGTCGTGACTCTCACCCGATGGCGGTGATGTGCGGGATCACCGGTGCGCTGGCGGCCTTCTACCACGACTCCCTGGACGTGAATAACCCGCGTCACCGTGATATTGCGGCGTTCCGCCTGCTGTCCAAAATGCCTACCATGGCGGCGATGTGCTACAAATACTCTATCGGCCAGCCGTTTGTGTATCCGCGCAACGACCTCTCCTACGCGGGTAACTTCCTGCGCATGATGTTCTCCACGCCGTGCGAAGAGTACGAAGTGAACCCGGTGCTGGAACGCGCGATGGACCGTATTCTGATCCTGCACGCTGACCACGAACAGAACGCCTCTACCTCTACCGTCCGTACCGCGGGCTCTTCAGGCGCGAACCCGTTCGCCTGTATCGCTGCGGGCATCGCCTCCCTGTGGGGACCGGCGCACGGCGGCGCGAACGAAGCGGCACTGAAGATGCTGGAAGAGATCAGCTCCGTTGAGCACATTCCTGAGTTCGTGCGTCGCGCGAAAGACAAGAATGACTCCTTCCGCCTGATGGGCTTCGGTCACCGTGTTTACAAAAACTACGACCCGCGCGCCACCGTCATGCGTGAGACCTGCCACGAAGTACTGAAAGAGCTGGGTACCAAAGATGACCTGCTGGAAGTGGCGATGGAGCTGGAACACATCGCGCTGAACGACCCGTACTTCATCGAGAAGAAACTCTACCCGAACGTCGACTTCTACTCTGGCATTATTCTGAAAGCGATGGGTATTCCGTCCTCCATGTTCACCGTGATCTTCGCCATGGCCCGTACCGTAGGCTGGATTGCGCACTGGAACGAAATGCACAGCGAAGGCATGAAAATCGCCCGTCCTCGTCAGCTGTATACCGGCTACGAGCAGCGTGATTTTAAGTCTGACCTGAAGCGCTAA
- the nei gene encoding endonuclease VIII has protein sequence MPEGPEIRRAADSLEAAIKGKPLTNVWFAFPQLKPFESQLVGQTVTHIETRGKALLTHFSHNLTLYSHNQLYGVWRVVEADEQPQTTRVLRVRLQTADKAILLYSASDIEMLTSEQLLTHPFLQRVGPDVLDMRLTASDVKARLLSPKFRNRQFSGLFLDQAFLAGLGNYLRVEILWEVGLAAQHKASQLSDEQLEALSHALLDIPRLSYNTRGVVDENTHHGALFRFKVFHRAGKKCERCGGIIERTILSSRPFYWCPQCQT, from the coding sequence ATGCCAGAAGGTCCGGAGATCCGCCGCGCGGCGGATAGCCTGGAGGCGGCGATAAAGGGCAAACCGTTGACGAATGTGTGGTTTGCTTTTCCTCAGCTAAAACCGTTTGAATCACAGCTGGTGGGGCAGACGGTGACCCATATCGAAACGCGCGGCAAGGCATTGCTTACGCACTTCTCCCATAACCTGACGTTATATAGCCATAACCAGCTTTACGGCGTCTGGCGAGTGGTGGAGGCGGACGAGCAGCCGCAAACCACCCGCGTGCTGCGCGTCAGGCTGCAAACGGCGGATAAGGCGATCCTGCTCTACAGCGCGTCGGATATCGAAATGTTAACGTCGGAGCAGCTGCTGACGCACCCGTTTCTGCAGCGAGTCGGACCGGACGTGCTGGACATGCGCCTGACGGCGAGCGATGTGAAGGCCCGGCTTTTATCACCTAAATTCCGTAACCGACAGTTTTCCGGTCTGTTCCTCGACCAGGCTTTTCTGGCCGGGCTGGGTAACTACCTGCGGGTAGAGATCCTCTGGGAAGTCGGGCTGGCGGCGCAGCATAAAGCCTCTCAGCTGAGCGATGAACAGCTGGAGGCGTTATCCCACGCGCTGCTGGATATTCCGCGGCTGTCGTACAACACGCGCGGCGTGGTGGATGAGAACACGCATCACGGGGCGCTGTTCCGGTTCAAGGTGTTTCATCGGGCGGGGAAAAAGTGCGAGCGGTGCGGCGGGATTATTGAGAGAACCATTCTCTCTTCGCGACCATTTTACTGGTGTCCTCAGTGCCAGACGTAA
- the phrB gene encoding deoxyribodipyrimidine photo-lyase — MPTHLVWFRADLRVHDNIALAAACRAKDANVLALFMATPEQWRQHDMAPRQAALLRAYLTDLQHSLAGKGIPLLYKEVSDFAAQLQTLQETCKQHDVTHLFYNYQYEFNEQQRDRQLESVLEGVVCEGFDDSVMLAPGSVMTGNHEMYKVFTPFKNAFIKRLKEALPECVAAPAARGEPVTDLPELTFDYPQQTFDETLFPADEKAAIAQLRQFCKQNAADYEARRDFPAVEGTSRLSACLALGAISPRQCLHRLLAEQPQALDGGSGAVWLNELIWREFYRHLMTYHPDLCKHRPFIRWTDNVRWQSNDKQLRAWQSGQTGFPIVDAAMRQLNETGWMHNRLRMITASFLVKDLLIDWRIGERYFISQLIDGDLAANNGGWQWAASTGTDAAPYFRIFNPTTQGQKFDADGEFIRQWVPELNVVPAKAIHDPWAWADKQGVTLDYPRPIVDHKQARVATLAAYEAARKV, encoded by the coding sequence ATGCCCACCCATCTGGTTTGGTTTCGCGCGGACCTGCGCGTACATGACAACATCGCCCTTGCGGCAGCCTGCCGCGCCAAAGACGCTAACGTACTGGCACTGTTTATGGCCACACCCGAGCAGTGGCGGCAGCACGATATGGCCCCCCGCCAGGCGGCCTTGCTCCGGGCGTATCTGACCGATCTGCAGCACTCGCTCGCCGGAAAAGGCATACCGCTTCTCTATAAAGAGGTGAGTGATTTTGCCGCGCAGCTCCAGACGCTGCAGGAGACATGTAAGCAGCACGACGTCACGCATCTTTTTTATAACTACCAGTATGAATTCAACGAGCAACAGCGGGATCGTCAGCTGGAAAGCGTGCTGGAAGGGGTCGTCTGTGAAGGGTTTGACGACAGCGTTATGCTGGCACCGGGCAGCGTGATGACCGGCAACCACGAGATGTATAAAGTTTTTACGCCGTTTAAAAACGCCTTTATCAAACGTCTGAAGGAGGCGCTGCCGGAGTGTGTTGCCGCGCCTGCCGCGCGGGGCGAGCCCGTGACGGATCTGCCAGAGCTGACGTTTGATTACCCTCAGCAGACGTTTGATGAAACGCTGTTCCCCGCCGATGAAAAAGCGGCTATTGCTCAACTCCGGCAGTTTTGTAAACAGAATGCGGCTGATTACGAAGCGCGTCGGGATTTTCCCGCCGTTGAAGGCACCAGTCGTCTGTCGGCCTGTCTCGCGCTGGGTGCTATCTCTCCACGCCAGTGTTTGCATCGCCTGCTGGCTGAACAGCCGCAGGCGCTGGACGGTGGCTCAGGGGCTGTCTGGCTCAATGAACTTATCTGGCGCGAGTTCTATCGTCACCTGATGACGTATCATCCTGATTTATGTAAACATCGCCCATTCATTCGATGGACTGATAATGTAAGGTGGCAGTCGAATGATAAGCAGCTCAGAGCCTGGCAATCCGGACAGACGGGTTTTCCGATTGTTGATGCCGCCATGCGTCAGCTCAATGAAACCGGGTGGATGCACAACCGCCTGCGGATGATTACCGCCAGCTTTCTGGTGAAAGATCTGCTTATCGACTGGCGTATCGGAGAGCGCTATTTTATTTCTCAGCTGATCGACGGCGATCTCGCGGCGAATAACGGTGGCTGGCAGTGGGCGGCCTCCACCGGTACCGATGCGGCTCCCTATTTTCGGATTTTTAATCCGACAACGCAGGGACAAAAATTTGATGCGGACGGCGAGTTTATCCGCCAGTGGGTACCTGAACTTAACGTTGTCCCCGCGAAAGCGATCCACGACCCATGGGCATGGGCGGATAAACAGGGCGTAACGCTTGATTATCCCCGTCCGATTGTCGACCACAAACAGGCGCGCGTCGCCACGCTGGCGGCGTACGAAGCCGCGCGCAAAGTATGA
- the kdpA gene encoding potassium-transporting ATPase subunit KdpA yields MAAQAFLLIASFLLVLFVLARPLGTGLARLINNVALPGTGSIEKGLWRVLGIRDREMNWRQYLMAILLLNIVGLVVLFAMLMLQGSLPLNPQQLPGLSWHLALNTAVSFVTNTNWQSYAGETTLSYFSQMAGLTVQNFLSAASGIAVIFALTRAFARQNIGTLGNAWVDLTRITLWVLVPVALLIALFFIQQGSLQNVLPYAPYTSLEGAKELLPMGPVASQEAIKMLGTNGGGFFNANSSHPFENPTALTNMVQMLAIFLIPAALCFAFGDVVNDRRQGRTLLWAMSLIFVVCVALVMWAEWNGNSHFMQLGANSNINMEGKESRFGILASSLYAVVTTAASCGAVNAMHDSFTALGGMIPMWLMQIGEVIFGGVGSGLYGMLLFVLLAVFIAGLMIGRTPEYLGKKIDVREMKLTALAILVTPALVLIGTALALMTDAGRSGIFNPGIHGFSEVLYAVSSAANNNGSAFAGLSANSPFWNCLLAFCMFVGRFGVIVPVMAIAGALVNKKIQPATTGTLPTHGALFIGLLIGTVLLVGALTFIPALALGPVAETLSLR; encoded by the coding sequence ATGGCTGCTCAGGCGTTTTTGCTTATCGCCAGCTTTTTACTGGTGTTGTTCGTACTGGCAAGGCCATTGGGAACAGGACTGGCACGGCTGATCAACAACGTAGCCTTACCGGGCACGGGAAGCATTGAAAAAGGGCTCTGGCGCGTACTGGGAATACGCGATCGGGAGATGAACTGGCGTCAGTATCTGATGGCCATTCTGCTGCTAAACATCGTCGGGCTGGTTGTTCTCTTCGCCATGCTAATGCTGCAGGGTAGCCTGCCGCTTAACCCGCAGCAGCTGCCGGGCCTGTCCTGGCATCTGGCGCTGAACACAGCGGTAAGCTTTGTGACCAACACCAACTGGCAATCTTATGCCGGTGAAACCACGCTCAGCTATTTCAGTCAGATGGCTGGCTTAACCGTACAAAACTTCCTCTCTGCGGCAAGCGGGATAGCGGTGATCTTCGCCCTGACGCGTGCATTTGCCCGTCAGAATATCGGAACATTGGGCAACGCCTGGGTCGATCTAACGCGCATTACCCTGTGGGTTCTGGTACCTGTGGCACTGTTGATTGCGCTGTTCTTTATCCAGCAAGGTTCTCTGCAAAACGTGCTGCCTTATGCCCCATACACCTCACTGGAAGGCGCAAAAGAACTCCTGCCGATGGGGCCAGTGGCCTCGCAGGAAGCGATTAAAATGCTTGGCACTAACGGCGGCGGATTCTTCAATGCCAACTCATCGCATCCCTTTGAAAACCCAACGGCGCTGACCAACATGGTGCAAATGCTGGCGATCTTCCTGATCCCCGCCGCGCTCTGTTTTGCCTTTGGCGATGTGGTTAACGATCGCCGTCAGGGACGCACCCTGCTGTGGGCGATGTCGCTAATCTTCGTGGTTTGCGTAGCGCTGGTGATGTGGGCTGAATGGAACGGTAACAGCCACTTCATGCAGTTGGGTGCCAACAGCAACATCAATATGGAAGGTAAAGAGAGCCGCTTTGGCATTCTCGCCAGCAGCCTGTATGCGGTGGTCACCACGGCAGCGTCTTGCGGGGCGGTTAACGCAATGCACGACTCCTTTACCGCGCTCGGCGGCATGATCCCAATGTGGCTAATGCAAATTGGCGAAGTGATCTTTGGCGGCGTCGGCTCTGGGCTGTACGGCATGCTGCTGTTCGTTCTGCTCGCCGTATTCATCGCCGGTTTGATGATTGGCCGTACTCCGGAATATCTGGGGAAAAAAATCGACGTCCGCGAGATGAAATTAACCGCCCTGGCGATTCTGGTCACCCCTGCCCTCGTTCTGATCGGCACCGCGCTGGCGCTGATGACCGACGCCGGACGCAGCGGCATCTTTAATCCAGGCATTCACGGTTTTAGCGAGGTGCTTTACGCCGTCTCGTCTGCCGCCAACAACAACGGCAGTGCCTTTGCAGGCTTAAGCGCTAACTCACCGTTCTGGAACTGTCTGCTGGCGTTTTGCATGTTCGTGGGTCGTTTCGGCGTGATTGTGCCAGTGATGGCGATCGCGGGAGCGCTGGTGAATAAAAAAATCCAACCGGCCACCACCGGTACGTTACCGACACACGGCGCGCTGTTTATCGGCCTGCTGATTGGCACCGTACTGCTGGTCGGCGCCCTGACCTTTATCCCCGCCCTCGCGTTAGGCCCGGTCGCGGAAACCCTCTCTTTACGCTGA
- a CDS encoding type 2 GTP cyclohydrolase I, whose protein sequence is MKNSELESLINEKLNSVSFSDYGPNGLQVEGRETVQKIITGVTASQALLDEAVRQEADAVIVHHGYFWKNESPIIRGMKRNRLKTLLSNDINLYGYHLPLDAHPELGNNVQLAQLLGITVMGEIEPLVPWGELAMPVPGLELASWIEARLGRRPLWCGDTGPDTVKRVAWCTGGGQGFIDSAARFGVDAFITGEVSEQTVHSAREQGLHFYAAGHHATERGGIRALSEWLTENTDLDVTFIDIPNPA, encoded by the coding sequence ATGAAAAACAGCGAACTGGAAAGCCTGATTAACGAAAAACTGAACAGCGTTTCCTTCAGCGACTACGGCCCGAACGGCCTGCAGGTGGAAGGGCGTGAAACGGTGCAGAAAATTATCACCGGCGTGACGGCAAGCCAGGCACTGCTGGATGAAGCAGTGCGTCAGGAAGCCGATGCGGTCATCGTTCACCACGGTTATTTCTGGAAGAACGAATCCCCCATTATTCGCGGCATGAAGCGCAACCGCCTGAAAACGCTGCTGTCGAATGACATCAACCTGTACGGTTACCACTTGCCGCTGGATGCGCACCCGGAACTGGGTAACAACGTGCAGTTAGCGCAATTGCTGGGCATTACCGTGATGGGGGAAATCGAACCGCTGGTGCCGTGGGGAGAACTGGCGATGCCGGTGCCGGGTCTGGAGCTGGCGTCGTGGATCGAAGCGCGCCTCGGACGTCGTCCGCTGTGGTGTGGCGACACGGGGCCAGATACCGTGAAGCGTGTGGCCTGGTGCACCGGGGGCGGGCAGGGCTTTATCGATAGCGCCGCGCGCTTCGGCGTCGATGCCTTTATCACGGGGGAAGTGTCTGAGCAGACGGTTCACTCCGCTCGTGAACAGGGGCTTCATTTTTACGCGGCAGGCCACCATGCAACCGAACGAGGCGGCATTCGCGCCCTCAGCGAGTGGCTGACGGAAAATACCGATCTGGATGTGACCTTTATTGATATCCCCAATCCGGCCTGA
- the kdpF gene encoding K(+)-transporting ATPase subunit F: MSAGLIVGIVLVFLLLGYLVYALINAEAF; this comes from the coding sequence GTGAGTGCAGGTTTGATTGTCGGCATTGTGCTGGTGTTCCTGTTATTGGGTTATCTGGTCTACGCCCTGATCAATGCGGAGGCCTTCTGA
- the kdpB gene encoding potassium-transporting ATPase subunit KdpB, which produces MSRKQLALLEPTLVRQALMDAVKKLSPRVQWHNPVMFIVWIGSLLTTALAVAMGTGHLPGNALFTGAISLWLWFTVLFANFAEALAEGRSKAQANSLKGVKKTAFARKLREPKYGAQMDHVPADELRKGDVVLVEAGDIIPCDGEVIEGGASVDESAITGESAPVIRESGGDFASVTGGTRILSDWLVIQCSVNPGETFLDRMIAMVEGAQRRKTPNEIALTILLVALTIVFLLATATLWPFSAYGGTAVSITVLVALLVCLIPTTIGGLLSAIGVAGMSRMLGANVIATSGRAVEAAGDVDVLLLDKTGTITLGNRQASDFLPAPGVDEKMLADAAQLSSLADETPEGRSIVILAKQRFNLRQRDVQSLHATFVPFTAQTRMSGINIQDRMIRKGSVDAIRRHIEANNGHFPPEVDKLVESVARQGATPLVVAEGSNVLGVIALKDIVKGGIKERFAQLRKMGIKTVMITGDNRLTAAAIAAEAGVDDFLSEATPEAKLALIRQYQAEGRLVAMTGDGTNDAPALAQADVAVAMNSGTQAAKEAGNMVDLDSNPTKLIEVVHIGKQMLMTRGSLTTFSIANDVAKYFAIIPAAFAATYPQLNALNVMHLHSPASAILSAVIFNALIIVFLIPLALKGVSYKPLTAAAMLRRNLWIYGLGGLVVPFIGIKVIDVLLTLFGLV; this is translated from the coding sequence ATGAGTCGTAAACAACTGGCCCTGCTCGAACCGACGTTAGTTCGTCAGGCCCTCATGGATGCGGTGAAAAAACTGAGCCCACGCGTGCAGTGGCACAACCCGGTGATGTTTATCGTCTGGATAGGGAGTTTACTCACCACCGCGCTGGCAGTTGCGATGGGTACGGGGCATCTTCCGGGTAATGCACTCTTTACCGGTGCCATCAGCCTGTGGCTGTGGTTTACCGTACTGTTTGCCAACTTCGCTGAGGCGCTGGCGGAAGGCCGCAGTAAAGCACAGGCTAACAGCCTGAAAGGGGTCAAAAAAACCGCCTTCGCGCGCAAATTACGTGAACCTAAATACGGCGCGCAGATGGACCACGTTCCGGCAGATGAACTGCGTAAAGGCGACGTGGTGCTGGTCGAGGCCGGTGACATTATTCCCTGCGACGGGGAAGTTATCGAAGGGGGCGCATCGGTTGACGAAAGCGCCATTACCGGGGAGTCCGCGCCGGTTATTCGTGAGTCGGGCGGTGATTTCGCCTCCGTCACGGGCGGGACGCGCATTCTCTCCGACTGGCTGGTGATCCAGTGCAGCGTCAACCCGGGCGAAACCTTCCTTGACCGGATGATCGCCATGGTGGAGGGCGCGCAGCGTCGCAAAACGCCGAACGAGATTGCCCTGACCATTCTGCTGGTCGCCCTGACTATCGTTTTCCTTTTGGCAACCGCCACCCTGTGGCCTTTTTCGGCCTACGGCGGCACGGCGGTCAGCATCACCGTACTGGTGGCGCTGCTGGTGTGCCTGATCCCAACCACCATCGGCGGCTTGCTGTCTGCCATCGGCGTGGCCGGGATGAGCCGTATGCTGGGCGCGAACGTTATCGCCACCAGCGGACGTGCCGTTGAAGCCGCCGGTGACGTGGACGTCCTGCTGCTGGATAAAACCGGGACCATCACCCTCGGCAACCGCCAGGCTTCTGATTTCTTACCCGCTCCCGGCGTGGATGAGAAAATGCTGGCGGACGCGGCGCAGCTCTCCTCTCTGGCCGATGAAACCCCGGAAGGCCGCAGCATCGTGATTCTGGCTAAGCAGCGTTTTAACCTGCGCCAGCGTGACGTGCAAAGTCTGCATGCCACTTTCGTCCCCTTCACCGCGCAGACCCGCATGAGTGGGATTAACATTCAGGACCGAATGATTCGTAAAGGCTCCGTTGACGCCATCCGTCGCCATATCGAAGCCAACAACGGTCACTTCCCGCCTGAAGTTGACAAACTGGTCGAAAGCGTCGCCCGACAGGGAGCCACGCCGCTGGTGGTGGCGGAAGGCTCGAACGTGCTGGGCGTGATTGCCCTGAAGGATATCGTTAAGGGCGGCATCAAAGAGCGCTTTGCTCAACTGCGCAAAATGGGCATCAAAACGGTGATGATCACCGGGGATAACCGCCTGACCGCTGCCGCCATTGCCGCCGAAGCAGGCGTGGATGATTTTCTTTCTGAAGCGACGCCGGAAGCGAAGCTGGCGCTGATCCGCCAGTATCAGGCGGAAGGCCGTCTGGTGGCGATGACCGGGGACGGTACCAACGATGCTCCTGCCCTGGCGCAGGCCGACGTGGCGGTGGCGATGAATTCCGGCACGCAGGCGGCAAAAGAGGCGGGCAATATGGTTGACCTTGACTCTAACCCGACCAAGCTGATTGAGGTAGTACACATCGGGAAACAGATGCTGATGACGCGCGGCTCGCTGACCACGTTCAGCATCGCCAATGATGTGGCGAAATATTTCGCCATTATCCCGGCGGCGTTTGCGGCAACCTATCCGCAATTAAACGCGCTGAACGTGATGCACCTGCACTCCCCGGCATCGGCCATTCTTAGTGCGGTTATCTTTAACGCCCTGATCA
- the pxpA gene encoding 5-oxoprolinase subunit PxpA, giving the protein MVKIDLNADLGEGGSADAALMMLVSSVNIACGFHAGDAQTMLESVRNAIKNGVAIGAHPSFPDRENFGRTAMDLPPETVYAQVLYQIGALEAMVRAENGVMRHVKPHGMLYNQAAKDAALADAIARAVRDSHPQLILVGLAGSELIRAGKRLGLTTRQEVFADRGYQPDGSLVPRTQAGALITDEGKALAQTLEMVRAGRVTAVDGTSANVQADTVCLHGDGEHALQFARRLRAAFSEEGILVSAE; this is encoded by the coding sequence ATGGTAAAGATTGATTTAAATGCCGATCTGGGCGAGGGCGGTAGTGCCGACGCGGCGCTGATGATGCTGGTCTCCTCGGTCAATATCGCCTGTGGCTTTCACGCGGGCGATGCGCAAACCATGCTGGAGAGCGTGCGTAATGCCATCAAAAACGGCGTCGCGATTGGCGCTCACCCCAGCTTTCCTGACCGGGAGAACTTTGGCCGCACGGCGATGGATCTGCCGCCTGAGACGGTCTACGCTCAGGTGCTCTACCAGATTGGTGCGCTGGAGGCGATGGTGCGCGCTGAGAACGGTGTGATGCGCCACGTGAAGCCGCACGGCATGCTCTATAACCAGGCGGCGAAAGATGCTGCTCTGGCAGACGCCATTGCCCGCGCCGTGCGGGACAGTCATCCGCAGCTTATCCTTGTAGGTCTGGCCGGCAGCGAACTGATTCGCGCCGGGAAGCGGCTGGGGCTGACTACGCGTCAGGAAGTCTTTGCCGACCGCGGCTATCAGCCTGATGGCAGTCTGGTCCCGCGCACCCAGGCCGGGGCGCTGATTACCGATGAAGGTAAAGCGCTGGCGCAGACGCTGGAGATGGTGCGCGCCGGGCGGGTGACCGCCGTGGACGGAACATCGGCAAACGTTCAGGCCGATACGGTGTGTTTACACGGCGATGGCGAGCATGCGCTCCAGTTCGCGCGCCGCTTGCGGGCGGCGTTCTCTGAAGAGGGCATTCTGGTCAGCGCAGAATAA
- the pxpB gene encoding 5-oxoprolinase subunit PxpB — MQRARCYLLGETAVVLELEPPVTLATQKRIWRLTQRLADIPEVVETIPGMNNITVVLRNPHTKALDAIERLQRWWEESEALEPESRAIEIPVVYGGTGGPDLGVVAAHCGLTEKQVVELHSSVNYVVWFLGFQPGFPYLGGLPPQLHTPRRAEPRLSVPAGTVAIGGEQTGVYPLASPGGWQLIGHTATPLFEPGRETPILLRPGDTLRFIPQKEGVC; from the coding sequence GTGCAGAGAGCGCGTTGTTATCTTCTGGGTGAAACTGCAGTCGTACTGGAACTTGAACCTCCGGTTACGCTTGCCACACAAAAGCGTATCTGGCGGCTGACGCAGCGTCTGGCCGATATACCTGAAGTGGTTGAAACCATTCCGGGCATGAACAATATCACCGTCGTGCTGCGCAACCCGCACACGAAAGCCCTGGATGCCATCGAACGCCTACAGCGCTGGTGGGAAGAGAGCGAAGCGCTGGAGCCAGAATCGCGTGCCATTGAGATCCCGGTCGTCTATGGCGGCACGGGGGGGCCGGATCTTGGCGTTGTGGCAGCGCACTGTGGGTTAACGGAAAAGCAGGTGGTTGAGCTGCACAGTTCGGTTAACTACGTGGTCTGGTTCCTGGGGTTTCAACCCGGCTTCCCGTATTTGGGCGGATTGCCTCCTCAGTTACATACGCCACGCCGTGCCGAACCGCGCCTGAGCGTACCGGCGGGGACGGTGGCTATCGGTGGTGAGCAAACCGGCGTTTATCCGCTGGCATCGCCCGGCGGCTGGCAGCTTATTGGGCATACGGCGACGCCGTTATTTGAACCCGGACGGGAGACGCCAATACTCCTGCGTCCCGGCGATACCCTTCGCTTTATCCCGCAAAAGGAGGGGGTATGTTAA